One Kribbella sp. NBC_00662 genomic region harbors:
- a CDS encoding GH32 C-terminal domain-containing protein has translation MTDLSADVVIGDFTVPFVVSRPYLNFRICGGDFEYKTCLNVVVNGRIVRSETGRATELLHPASFDLSDWLGSEARLEIVDEPDGCLRVSDIVLSSTPSVATVTQPLYAEALRPQLHFTARQWAMHRLNPVEREEGWLNDINGLVFYDGEYHLFAQRWNKCWIHAVSNDLVHWTELDPAFFEESLDTGVQSGSCVIDVDNTSGLAVPGSGPGSGPGSGPDSGPGSGPAMVAFWSRNDNRSQCVSYSLDRGRTWTHYAGNPIMDLPERDPMVFRDHRRAQWVMVLYGDDRYQLLRSDDLLHWESLDSSISDSFECPDFFELGVAGSDESRWVLVRGDGRYSIGSFDGRSFVEETSQLQVDGGPNFYATQSWAAGSTTAPRRIQVAWMRGGHYPNMPFNQQVSIPCDLSLHHTADGLRMYRTPVPELETLAQTRHTWPTRTLSPAVLDADSPSHTSVPTAPDATAPPSTASVSTTPDSTTPDSTTLPSTTPVSSSDLVDSQADSRATWVGPWRIGTAWPLLRITCEVALAPAAELALDICGTRVTATSAGIAVLGGEQPTITAVRKLDILVDTTSIEVFANDGEASLTACVQPGHYELTLTASGADCTLRELEVVELASIWPPV, from the coding sequence GTGACCGATCTCTCCGCCGATGTCGTCATCGGCGACTTCACCGTGCCGTTCGTCGTCTCCCGCCCGTACCTGAACTTCCGGATCTGTGGCGGTGACTTCGAGTACAAGACCTGCTTGAACGTCGTCGTGAACGGCCGGATCGTCCGCAGCGAGACCGGCCGAGCCACCGAGCTGTTGCATCCGGCGTCGTTCGACCTCTCCGACTGGCTCGGGTCGGAAGCGCGGCTGGAGATCGTCGACGAACCCGACGGCTGCCTGCGCGTGAGCGACATCGTCCTGAGCTCGACGCCTTCCGTTGCGACGGTGACGCAACCGCTGTACGCCGAAGCGCTCCGCCCGCAGCTCCACTTCACGGCCCGGCAATGGGCGATGCACCGGCTCAACCCGGTCGAGCGGGAGGAAGGCTGGCTCAACGACATCAACGGGCTGGTCTTCTACGACGGCGAGTACCACCTGTTCGCGCAGCGCTGGAACAAGTGCTGGATCCATGCCGTCAGCAACGATCTGGTGCACTGGACCGAGCTCGACCCGGCCTTCTTCGAGGAGTCCCTCGACACCGGCGTGCAGTCGGGCAGCTGCGTGATCGACGTCGACAACACCTCGGGTCTCGCTGTGCCGGGTTCAGGGCCGGGTTCAGGGCCGGGTTCGGGGCCGGATTCAGGGCCGGGTTCAGGGCCGGCGATGGTCGCGTTCTGGTCGCGGAACGACAACCGGTCCCAGTGCGTCTCGTACAGCCTGGATCGCGGACGGACGTGGACGCACTATGCCGGCAACCCGATCATGGACCTGCCGGAGCGCGATCCGATGGTCTTCCGCGATCACCGGCGTGCGCAGTGGGTGATGGTTCTGTACGGCGACGATCGCTATCAGTTGCTGCGGTCCGACGACCTGCTGCACTGGGAGTCGCTGGACAGCTCGATCTCGGACAGCTTCGAGTGCCCGGACTTCTTCGAGCTCGGGGTGGCCGGGTCGGACGAGTCGCGGTGGGTCCTGGTTCGTGGCGACGGCCGGTATTCGATCGGCAGTTTCGACGGGCGGAGTTTCGTCGAGGAGACCTCACAGTTGCAGGTCGACGGCGGGCCGAACTTCTACGCAACCCAGAGCTGGGCGGCCGGCAGCACCACGGCTCCACGCCGGATCCAGGTCGCGTGGATGCGCGGCGGCCACTACCCGAACATGCCGTTCAACCAACAGGTCAGCATCCCCTGCGACCTCTCCCTGCACCACACCGCCGACGGCCTGCGCATGTACCGCACCCCGGTCCCCGAACTCGAGACCCTGGCACAGACCCGCCACACCTGGCCCACCCGAACCCTCTCACCGGCGGTCCTGGACGCCGACTCACCGAGCCACACCTCGGTCCCCACCGCCCCGGACGCCACCGCCCCACCCAGCACCGCTTCGGTGAGCACCACCCCAGACAGCACCACCCCGGACAGCACGACCCTGCCCAGCACCACCCCGGTCTCGTCGTCGGACTTGGTCGACTCGCAGGCGGACAGCCGGGCGACCTGGGTCGGCCCGTGGCGGATCGGGACCGCGTGGCCGTTGCTCCGCATCACGTGTGAGGTCGCGCTCGCGCCGGCGGCTGAGCTGGCGCTGGACATCTGCGGCACGCGCGTGACGGCGACCTCGGCCGGCATCGCCGTACTCGGTGGCGAACAGCCGACCATCACCGCGGTCCGCAAGCTCGACATCCTCGTGGACACGACCTCGATCGAGGTGTTCGCCAACGACGGCGAGGCCTCGCTAACGGCCTGCGTGCAACCGGGTCACTACGAACTGACGCTCACCGCATCCGGAGCCGACTGCACCCTGCGCGAGCTCGAAGTAGTCGAGCTCGCCTCGATCTGGCCGCCGGTCTAG
- a CDS encoding proline racemase family protein codes for MRSVRTITAIDSHTEGMPTRVVTGGVGVVPGTTMAEKREYFIKHLDDLRLFLMNEPRGHAAMSGAILQPPTRSDADWGVLYIEVSGLLPMCGHGTIGAATVLVESGMVEVTEPVTQVRLDTPAGLVVVDVAVSNGRAEHVTLRNVPSYSHALDASVDVPGLGKVTYDLAYGGNFYAILPLEQLGIPFDRAEKDRILKAGLDIMDAINAADRPVHPLDPGINGCKHVQFTAPGEDGADSRNAMAIHPGWFDRSPCGTGTSARMAQLHARGELPLNTDFVNESFIGTRFTGRLIEETTVGPHPAVVPTVTGRAWITGTANYLLDPDDPFPTGFVL; via the coding sequence ATGAGGTCAGTTCGGACGATCACTGCGATCGACTCGCACACCGAGGGCATGCCGACCCGCGTCGTCACCGGCGGGGTCGGCGTCGTCCCGGGCACGACGATGGCCGAGAAGCGCGAGTACTTCATCAAGCACCTGGACGACCTGCGGTTGTTCCTGATGAACGAGCCGCGCGGTCACGCCGCGATGAGCGGAGCGATCCTGCAGCCGCCGACGCGCTCCGACGCGGACTGGGGCGTGCTCTACATCGAGGTCTCCGGTCTGCTGCCGATGTGCGGTCACGGCACGATCGGTGCCGCGACCGTGCTGGTCGAGTCCGGCATGGTCGAGGTGACCGAGCCGGTCACGCAGGTCCGCCTGGACACACCGGCGGGCCTCGTCGTGGTGGACGTTGCCGTGAGCAACGGTCGCGCGGAGCACGTGACGCTGCGGAACGTCCCGTCGTACTCGCACGCGCTGGACGCGTCGGTTGACGTGCCCGGGCTCGGCAAGGTCACCTACGACCTGGCGTACGGCGGGAACTTCTACGCGATCCTGCCGCTCGAACAGCTCGGGATCCCGTTCGACCGCGCGGAGAAGGACCGCATCCTGAAGGCCGGGCTCGACATCATGGACGCGATCAACGCCGCGGACCGCCCGGTCCATCCGCTCGACCCGGGCATCAACGGCTGCAAGCACGTACAGTTCACCGCACCGGGCGAAGACGGCGCGGACTCCCGGAACGCGATGGCGATCCACCCGGGCTGGTTCGACCGCTCACCGTGTGGCACCGGTACGTCGGCGCGCATGGCCCAACTGCACGCCCGCGGCGAGCTCCCGCTCAACACCGACTTCGTCAACGAGTCCTTCATCGGCACCCGCTTCACCGGCCGCCTGATCGAGGAAACCACCGTAGGTCCACACCCTGCCGTCGTCCCCACCGTCACCGGCCGAGCCTGGATCACCGGCACCGCCAACTACCTGCTGGACCCCGACGACCCCTTCCCAACCGGCTTCGTGCTCTAG
- a CDS encoding dihydrodipicolinate synthase family protein produces MSEKLDGVIVATALPYAEDASAPAGLRPDLDKYAEHCRWLVDNGCRGVGPNGSLGEYSSLTDDERRAVARTAIEAVGDDGVVVVGVHGVGSHQARAWAEKAAEDGADGVLCLPPTMYRANRGEVINHFAEVAKAGLPVMVYNNPLDTKVDLTPDLLAEIAGIENIVAVKEFSGDVRRILEIRELAPDLAVVAGADDLTLEALLMGATGWFAGFPNVFPKESVRLYDLALAGKLEEARALYEPLVAAFRWDSRTEFVQAIKYGMDYVGRYGGPCRPPRGPLVPEHVAQLEQDMKKAVESLR; encoded by the coding sequence ATGAGCGAGAAACTGGACGGCGTGATCGTTGCGACCGCGTTGCCGTACGCCGAGGATGCGTCGGCGCCGGCGGGGTTGCGGCCGGACCTGGACAAGTACGCCGAGCACTGCCGCTGGCTGGTCGACAACGGCTGCCGAGGGGTCGGGCCTAACGGCTCACTGGGTGAGTACTCGTCGCTGACCGACGACGAGCGCCGCGCTGTGGCGAGGACTGCGATCGAGGCGGTCGGTGACGACGGCGTCGTGGTCGTCGGGGTGCACGGCGTCGGTTCCCACCAGGCGCGCGCGTGGGCGGAGAAGGCAGCCGAGGACGGAGCGGACGGCGTACTGTGCCTGCCGCCGACCATGTACCGGGCGAACCGTGGCGAGGTGATCAACCACTTCGCCGAGGTGGCGAAGGCCGGTCTGCCTGTGATGGTCTACAACAATCCGCTCGACACCAAGGTCGACCTGACCCCGGACCTGCTCGCCGAGATCGCCGGGATCGAGAACATCGTCGCGGTGAAGGAGTTCTCCGGTGACGTCCGCCGGATCCTGGAGATCCGTGAGCTCGCGCCGGACCTCGCCGTGGTCGCGGGCGCCGACGACCTGACACTCGAGGCACTGCTGATGGGAGCCACCGGCTGGTTCGCCGGCTTCCCGAACGTGTTCCCGAAGGAATCGGTCCGTTTGTACGACCTCGCCCTGGCAGGCAAGCTGGAAGAGGCCCGCGCGCTGTACGAGCCGCTGGTCGCCGCGTTCCGCTGGGACTCGCGGACCGAGTTCGTCCAGGCGATCAAGTACGGCATGGACTACGTCGGCCGGTACGGCGGACCGTGCCGGCCGCCGCGCGGACCGCTCGTCCCCGAGCACGTCGCGCAACTGGAGCAGGACATGAAGAAAGCCGTGGAATCCCTCCGATGA
- a CDS encoding 2Fe-2S iron-sulfur cluster-binding protein — protein sequence MSAYLRPRSGDPAAVGASPAVDVTVDGHPVTAHAGQTVAAVLLANGRDTWRTTRVHDRPRGTFCGIGACQDCLVTVNGLADVRACQRTIATGDAITTQDGAVLPAALATETVPHSPMSAEVVVVGAGPAGVAAALAAADAGAEVLLVDNGRAIGGQYNRQLPAEFAARRPDRIQHEWKAFAAQREVLGGHPRITHLPETSIWAIEDRADERQELPAARLWAQQGPADAAGRQPFPIDAKALVLATGAYDRVLPFPGWDLPGVYTAGAAQALAKGQRIAVGQRVLVAGTGPFLLPVAESLLGVGADVVALLEANSLATVRKGWSTDPLVAPSKLREAVGYGALLARHRIPLRHGWTVIAAHGTCHVESATIARLDPTWRPIRGTERRVDVDAICVGFGFTANLELAVAARCNLTTGPDGGPAVAVDANQQASTPGIYAAGELTGIGGAALSSAEGALAGAAAAHHATGGTPRPSDSAAVTRGRRFAVALARAYPVRDGWKSWSDVDTIVCRCEEVTRGELETVAGERGLDDGRAMKLSSRAGLGMCQGRVCSRNVAELLAAPGDVPKPSMKRPIAVPVRLRDLAQAEETT from the coding sequence ATGAGCGCCTATCTGCGCCCACGCTCCGGCGATCCGGCCGCGGTCGGTGCGTCGCCTGCGGTGGACGTCACGGTCGACGGGCATCCGGTCACGGCTCATGCCGGTCAGACGGTGGCCGCCGTACTGCTGGCGAACGGTCGCGACACGTGGCGGACGACTCGCGTCCACGATCGTCCTCGCGGGACCTTCTGCGGCATCGGGGCGTGTCAGGACTGTTTGGTGACGGTCAACGGTCTTGCCGATGTGCGCGCGTGCCAGCGGACGATCGCGACCGGCGATGCGATCACGACCCAGGACGGAGCGGTTCTGCCTGCTGCCTTGGCGACTGAGACTGTGCCGCATTCACCGATGTCCGCCGAGGTCGTCGTTGTGGGTGCTGGTCCGGCGGGTGTCGCGGCGGCGCTTGCGGCGGCGGACGCCGGCGCCGAGGTGCTGCTGGTCGACAACGGCCGGGCGATCGGCGGGCAGTACAACCGGCAGCTGCCTGCGGAGTTCGCCGCGCGGCGGCCGGATCGCATTCAGCATGAGTGGAAGGCTTTTGCGGCTCAGCGGGAGGTGCTCGGCGGTCACCCGCGGATCACCCACCTGCCCGAGACCTCGATCTGGGCGATCGAGGACCGCGCCGATGAGCGCCAGGAGCTGCCGGCGGCTCGGCTCTGGGCACAACAAGGTCCGGCGGATGCTGCGGGGCGGCAGCCGTTCCCGATCGACGCGAAGGCTCTGGTGCTGGCGACGGGCGCTTATGACCGCGTGCTTCCTTTCCCCGGTTGGGACCTGCCCGGCGTGTACACCGCCGGTGCGGCCCAGGCGCTGGCCAAGGGCCAACGCATCGCGGTCGGCCAACGCGTGCTCGTCGCGGGCACCGGGCCGTTCCTGCTGCCGGTGGCCGAATCCCTCCTGGGCGTAGGTGCTGACGTGGTCGCGCTCCTGGAGGCCAACTCGCTCGCCACGGTCCGCAAGGGTTGGTCCACCGACCCATTGGTTGCCCCAAGCAAGCTTCGGGAGGCCGTCGGGTACGGTGCGCTGCTCGCCCGCCACCGCATCCCACTCCGCCACGGCTGGACCGTGATCGCCGCCCACGGCACCTGCCACGTCGAATCCGCCACCATCGCCCGCCTCGACCCCACTTGGCGACCGATCCGCGGCACCGAACGCCGCGTCGATGTCGACGCGATCTGCGTAGGCTTCGGCTTCACCGCCAACCTCGAGCTAGCAGTCGCCGCCCGCTGCAACCTCACCACAGGCCCCGACGGCGGCCCCGCGGTAGCCGTCGACGCCAACCAGCAAGCGAGCACCCCAGGCATCTACGCCGCCGGCGAGCTCACCGGCATCGGCGGCGCCGCATTGTCGAGTGCAGAAGGTGCTCTGGCAGGCGCTGCAGCAGCTCATCACGCGACCGGTGGCACCCCTCGGCCTTCGGACTCAGCAGCCGTCACGCGCGGCCGGCGGTTTGCCGTTGCTCTGGCTCGGGCCTATCCGGTGCGGGATGGGTGGAAGAGCTGGAGTGATGTGGACACGATCGTCTGCCGGTGTGAGGAGGTCACGCGGGGAGAGCTCGAGACCGTCGCCGGTGAGCGGGGTCTTGATGACGGCCGGGCAATGAAGCTCAGCAGTCGCGCGGGGCTGGGGATGTGTCAGGGGCGGGTGTGTTCGCGCAACGTCGCCGAGCTGCTGGCCGCGCCGGGCGACGTACCGAAACCAAGCATGAAGCGACCGATCGCCGTACCAGTGAGGCTGCGCGATCTGGCTCAAGCCGAGGAGACAACATGA
- a CDS encoding NAD(P)/FAD-dependent oxidoreductase encodes MHRSATPDVVVVGAGMVGAACAEALSAAGVRVLVIDRDGPAAGTTASGEGNVLVSDKEPGPELDLAIASRAEWNVVRGRLLEHVADIEWEAKGGVVVATGDPEPLTAFAAKQQEAGVAARVITPAEVFELEPLITPRVTIGVHYPDDAQVQPVLAATALLATVRGRGGEVRSGVTALGVRQSRGRVVGVDTSDGDIACGAVLNACGPWAGAFGAAAGAPIEVLPRRGMILVTAPLPESVRHKVYDADYVGAVGSGDAELQTSTVVESTRAGTVLIGSSRERIGFDEAIRVRVLRELARKAVGLFPFLGDVPVMRAYGGFRPYAPDHLPVIGADPRVLGLWHATGHEGAGIGLAPSTGRLITELFLGLAPHLDPSPFRVDRPAVIAS; translated from the coding sequence ATGCACCGGTCCGCGACACCCGATGTGGTGGTGGTCGGCGCGGGCATGGTCGGGGCGGCCTGCGCGGAGGCGCTGTCGGCGGCGGGCGTGCGGGTGCTGGTGATCGACCGCGACGGGCCGGCCGCGGGGACGACGGCATCCGGTGAGGGCAACGTGCTGGTCTCCGACAAGGAGCCGGGGCCGGAGCTCGACCTCGCGATTGCTTCACGCGCGGAGTGGAATGTGGTGCGCGGCCGCCTGCTCGAGCACGTCGCCGACATCGAGTGGGAAGCCAAGGGCGGTGTCGTCGTGGCGACCGGCGATCCGGAGCCGTTGACTGCCTTCGCCGCGAAGCAGCAGGAGGCCGGGGTCGCGGCGCGGGTGATCACGCCTGCTGAGGTGTTCGAGCTGGAGCCACTGATCACGCCTCGTGTGACGATCGGGGTGCATTACCCGGACGACGCGCAGGTGCAGCCGGTGCTGGCGGCGACGGCTCTGCTGGCGACTGTTCGCGGGCGCGGTGGTGAGGTGCGATCGGGGGTGACCGCGCTCGGGGTTCGGCAGTCGCGTGGGCGCGTGGTCGGCGTGGATACGTCGGACGGCGACATCGCTTGTGGCGCAGTGCTCAATGCATGCGGACCGTGGGCCGGTGCCTTCGGTGCTGCGGCGGGTGCGCCGATCGAGGTGCTGCCACGACGCGGGATGATCCTGGTCACCGCACCGCTCCCGGAGTCCGTGCGCCACAAGGTGTACGACGCGGACTACGTCGGCGCGGTCGGGAGTGGCGACGCCGAGTTGCAGACATCCACGGTGGTCGAGTCGACGCGTGCCGGGACGGTGCTGATCGGGTCGAGCCGGGAGCGGATCGGGTTCGACGAGGCGATCCGGGTGCGGGTGCTGCGGGAGCTCGCGCGGAAGGCGGTCGGGCTGTTCCCGTTCCTCGGCGATGTGCCGGTGATGCGAGCGTACGGCGGCTTCCGTCCTTACGCTCCGGATCATCTACCGGTCATCGGTGCGGATCCACGGGTCCTCGGGTTGTGGCATGCGACCGGTCACGAAGGCGCCGGTATCGGGCTCGCGCCTTCGACCGGCCGGCTGATCACCGAGCTGTTCCTCGGCCTCGCGCCACACCTTGATCCATCACCGTTCCGCGTCGACCGCCCGGCGGTGATCGCATCATGA
- a CDS encoding helix-turn-helix domain-containing protein, which yields MLRAVTAMGAGKLLGTNLRARRDEQGISLSELARRSGIAKGTLSQLESGAGNPTIETVFSLSNALGVPVSALLAESPASDLVLVRSADVDVLSGEAIDLRMLRRLEHPGGLFEIYNQEIRPDAVQHSDGHPGTEHHIVLAGRLRVTTQGQTEELGPGDYLAFRAAGPHGYEAVDGPVRSVLLLEYPPDVYPTAAGGPHLQG from the coding sequence ATGCTCCGGGCTGTGACGGCGATGGGTGCGGGGAAGCTGCTCGGGACGAACCTGCGGGCGCGGCGGGACGAGCAGGGCATCTCGCTGTCCGAACTGGCCCGGCGGTCCGGGATCGCGAAGGGCACGCTGTCGCAGCTCGAGTCCGGCGCGGGCAACCCGACGATCGAGACAGTGTTCAGTTTGTCGAACGCTCTCGGCGTACCGGTGTCGGCTCTGCTGGCCGAGTCACCGGCGTCGGACCTGGTCCTCGTGCGGTCCGCGGACGTCGACGTACTGTCCGGTGAGGCGATCGATCTGCGGATGCTCCGGCGGCTCGAGCACCCGGGCGGGCTGTTCGAGATCTACAACCAGGAGATCCGGCCGGATGCGGTCCAGCACTCCGACGGACATCCGGGGACCGAGCACCACATCGTTCTGGCCGGTCGGCTGCGTGTTACTACACAAGGGCAGACCGAGGAGTTGGGCCCTGGCGACTATCTGGCTTTCCGGGCGGCCGGACCGCACGGCTACGAGGCTGTCGACGGTCCGGTGCGGTCGGTGCTGCTGCTCGAGTACCCGCCGGACGTCTACCCGACGGCCGCCGGCGGCCCGCACCTGCAGGGATAG
- a CDS encoding SDR family oxidoreductase, whose product MENVALVVGARGVIGTNLVEHLASLPDWRVIGLSRRGGVDVPGRVRHVAVDLLDPDDTRNQLSGLSDVTHVFYVAYQDRPTWAELVAPNLAMLVNVVDAIEPVAHGLRHVSLMQGYKVYGAHLGPFKTPAREDDPPHLPPEFNVDQQRFLEERQQGKAWTWSALRPSVVGGAALGNPMNLAVAIAVYASISKELGVPLRFPGKPGAYDALLELTDAGLLAKATVWAATAPAAANQAFNITNGDLFRWNELWPRLAAWFGLEAAPPLQMSLQDVMADKEPLWKEMQATHGLAATSFAEVSSWPFADFVFGWDYDFFADSSKSRRAGFHEYVETEQMFYDVFAELRRQRIIP is encoded by the coding sequence ATGGAGAACGTCGCGTTGGTCGTGGGTGCCCGGGGTGTCATCGGGACGAATCTGGTCGAACATCTGGCGTCGCTGCCGGACTGGCGGGTGATCGGCCTGTCGCGCCGCGGCGGTGTCGACGTACCTGGTCGTGTCCGTCATGTCGCGGTCGACCTGCTCGATCCGGACGACACGCGGAACCAGCTCTCGGGACTGTCCGACGTGACCCACGTGTTCTATGTCGCCTACCAGGACCGGCCGACCTGGGCCGAGTTGGTGGCGCCGAATCTCGCGATGCTGGTGAACGTCGTGGACGCGATCGAACCGGTCGCGCACGGGCTGCGGCACGTGAGCCTGATGCAGGGCTACAAGGTGTACGGCGCGCATCTCGGGCCGTTCAAGACGCCGGCGCGCGAGGACGATCCGCCGCACCTGCCGCCGGAGTTCAACGTCGATCAGCAGCGGTTCCTGGAGGAGCGGCAGCAGGGCAAGGCGTGGACCTGGTCGGCGCTGCGGCCGTCCGTCGTCGGTGGGGCAGCGTTGGGGAATCCCATGAACCTCGCGGTCGCGATCGCTGTCTACGCGTCGATCTCCAAGGAACTCGGCGTACCGCTGCGGTTCCCGGGGAAGCCCGGTGCGTACGACGCGCTGCTCGAGCTGACCGATGCCGGTTTGTTGGCGAAGGCAACGGTCTGGGCGGCGACGGCGCCCGCGGCGGCGAACCAGGCGTTCAACATCACGAACGGCGACCTGTTCCGATGGAACGAGTTGTGGCCGCGGTTGGCTGCGTGGTTCGGCCTCGAGGCGGCGCCGCCGTTGCAGATGTCCTTGCAGGACGTCATGGCGGACAAAGAGCCGCTCTGGAAGGAGATGCAGGCCACCCACGGACTGGCCGCGACATCCTTCGCGGAGGTGTCGTCGTGGCCGTTCGCGGACTTCGTCTTCGGGTGGGACTACGACTTCTTCGCCGACTCGTCGAAGTCCAGACGCGCCGGATTCCACGAGTACGTCGAGACCGAGCAGATGTTCTACGACGTCTTCGCCGAGTTGCGCCGGCAGCGGATCATTCCCTGA
- a CDS encoding LysR substrate-binding domain-containing protein yields the protein MATLRQLEYFVTVVDESSFTKAAELLHVTQPALSHQIRTLERSAGGPLLERLPRTVRLTPTGRAMLPHARAALADAERARCAARQAAGLEVGELQIATLYSITLGVLPAALRRWRQTHPDVGIRLFEHRHTEELIEAMNAGEADLAVGPEPGGWSGVTRTIGTEELVVVVASDDPAAIGDTVKLQDLADRAWVHYAPGHGLADVLDHACAQAGFEPRIAVRTEQTAAAPALAAAGLGPALVPDNIGLPRGSHVLHLDPPVRRTLTAYTRGEPDPLAAAFIDVLVWGDDAAGTRR from the coding sequence ATGGCAACGCTCAGGCAGCTCGAGTACTTCGTCACCGTCGTCGATGAGAGCTCCTTCACCAAGGCCGCCGAGCTCCTGCACGTCACCCAGCCGGCCCTCTCGCACCAGATCCGCACACTGGAACGCTCAGCCGGCGGACCACTGCTCGAACGCCTCCCCCGCACGGTCCGCCTCACTCCGACCGGCCGTGCAATGCTCCCGCACGCCCGCGCCGCCCTCGCCGACGCCGAACGCGCCCGCTGCGCCGCCCGGCAGGCAGCAGGGCTCGAGGTCGGCGAACTGCAGATCGCCACGCTCTACTCGATCACCCTCGGCGTGCTGCCCGCCGCACTGCGGCGGTGGCGGCAGACGCATCCCGACGTCGGCATCCGGCTCTTCGAGCACCGCCATACCGAGGAGCTGATCGAGGCGATGAACGCCGGCGAAGCCGACCTCGCCGTCGGCCCGGAGCCCGGCGGCTGGTCCGGTGTCACCCGCACGATCGGCACCGAGGAACTCGTCGTCGTGGTCGCCTCCGACGATCCCGCAGCAATCGGCGACACCGTCAAGCTGCAAGATCTCGCCGACCGCGCGTGGGTCCACTACGCGCCGGGCCACGGACTCGCGGACGTCCTCGACCACGCCTGCGCGCAGGCAGGCTTCGAGCCGCGGATCGCCGTACGCACGGAGCAGACGGCCGCCGCGCCGGCGCTTGCCGCGGCCGGTCTCGGACCTGCCCTGGTGCCCGACAACATCGGCCTGCCGAGAGGCAGTCACGTCCTTCACCTGGATCCACCGGTCCGTCGCACGCTCACGGCGTACACGCGCGGTGAGCCCGATCCGCTGGCCGCAGCGTTCATCGACGTCCTCGTTTGGGGTGATGACGCCGCGGGCACGCGGAGGTGA
- a CDS encoding cation diffusion facilitator family transporter gives MADEESDATVLLAGTANLAIAIAKIVAGLLSGSTALLAEAAHSVADTLNQVFLLAALHRSRKPADARHPFGYGMERYFWSLLAAVGILVLGAGFSITEGLRSLFAPSPIAALAVIYPVLGISFLFEGSSWLRAVLQLRREAREAGVPVLTHLRSAEPAVKTVAFEDSAALIGLLIAAAGVTLSVVTGEHIWDGAASIAIGLLLIVVAFTLGRDNKTMLIGRALPADTQRELRELIASTPGIDEVLELLTLQLAPDQVLVVATVDLDNSDTTGAAVEQLAEKVDVRVREAFPMVRHLYLDPTPAEGRVSADRDPSSPR, from the coding sequence ATGGCTGACGAAGAATCGGACGCGACAGTCCTTCTGGCTGGTACGGCGAACCTGGCGATCGCGATCGCCAAGATCGTCGCCGGTCTGCTGTCCGGATCCACCGCGCTGCTCGCCGAGGCAGCGCACTCCGTCGCGGACACGCTCAACCAGGTGTTCCTGCTGGCCGCTCTGCACCGCAGCCGTAAGCCGGCCGATGCCCGGCATCCGTTCGGCTACGGGATGGAGCGGTACTTCTGGTCGCTGCTCGCCGCGGTCGGCATCCTGGTCCTCGGCGCCGGCTTCTCGATCACCGAGGGCCTGCGCTCGCTCTTCGCGCCGTCGCCGATCGCCGCGCTGGCCGTGATCTATCCGGTGCTGGGGATCTCGTTCCTGTTCGAGGGGAGCTCCTGGCTCCGGGCGGTGCTCCAGCTCCGCCGGGAGGCTCGCGAAGCCGGCGTACCGGTTCTCACGCATCTACGCAGCGCCGAGCCCGCCGTGAAGACAGTGGCCTTCGAGGACTCGGCCGCACTGATCGGACTGCTCATCGCAGCGGCCGGTGTGACGTTGTCTGTCGTCACCGGCGAGCACATCTGGGACGGTGCCGCGTCGATCGCCATCGGCCTGCTGCTGATCGTCGTCGCGTTCACACTCGGCCGCGACAACAAGACCATGCTGATCGGACGCGCGCTACCGGCCGACACCCAGCGCGAACTGCGCGAGCTGATCGCGAGCACACCAGGCATCGACGAAGTACTCGAGCTGCTCACCTTGCAGCTGGCGCCGGACCAGGTCCTGGTCGTTGCGACCGTCGACCTGGACAACTCAGACACCACCGGCGCTGCCGTCGAGCAGCTCGCCGAGAAGGTCGACGTACGGGTGCGCGAGGCGTTCCCGATGGTGCGGCACCTGTATCTGGACCCGACGCCCGCGGAGGGGCGCGTCAGCGCTGATCGTGACCCCAGTTCGCCACGATGA
- a CDS encoding DUF3099 domain-containing protein, producing the protein MARRWDNRKAYYWLMGSCLALIGLAWFVVRLFSIPVAIGMSAVAAVLPPIAVIVANWGHDQR; encoded by the coding sequence ATGGCGCGCCGGTGGGACAACCGGAAGGCCTACTACTGGCTGATGGGCAGCTGCCTCGCCCTGATCGGGCTGGCGTGGTTCGTCGTCCGGCTGTTCTCGATCCCGGTCGCGATCGGGATGAGCGCGGTAGCCGCCGTACTGCCGCCGATCGCCGTCATCGTGGCGAACTGGGGTCACGATCAGCGCTGA